In Uranotaenia lowii strain MFRU-FL chromosome 2, ASM2978415v1, whole genome shotgun sequence, one genomic interval encodes:
- the LOC129747585 gene encoding tetratricopeptide repeat protein 19 homolog, mitochondrial, producing MIRKLANNLVSTLSRRSLVSINHPRVSSTRIITKPVLSGSRHQNNQESRHFKPVPILVASSFLSWFSKKDDDDTPENQLVTTIKMSILSIQREEYKKAEQLLHVALKMAQDLQSKDGITYIYDIMANLAMEVGEFSKAEKLFANVMQRLFADGFLEDHIKMLHISSKISHIAQLQGHLDKALIGFEWTLKKLEENLKNAPGDKEIRELWGITKNWYAQLLMELKRFTEAKSCFLQAYEAYTEIHGKLTEEGLTILNNLSVACSNLEDYVTAEYYLKQAIALAAQLPEQTEAGIYRANLGLLYLQQGLLEQAREFCSFAWKHGTKHQHEETVIQANYCLEQIKAVQK from the exons ATGATTCGAAAATTGGCCAACAATCTCGTCAGCACCTTGTCCAGGAGAAGCTTGGTATCGATCAATCATCCCCGGGTGAGTTCAACTAGGATCATTACGAAACCAGTGCTTTCTGGAAGTAGACATCAAAACAATCAGGAATCTCGTCACTTCAAACCGGTACCAATTTTGGTAGCCAGCTCGTTTCTATCTTGGTTCAGCAAGAAGGATGACGACGACACACCGGAAAATCAGCTGGTAACTACCATCAAAATGTCCATCCTCAGCATCCAAAGGGAGGAATATAAAAAAGCCGAACAGTTGCTTCATGTTGCCCTCAAAATGGCCCAGGATTTGCAAAGCAAAGATGGCATTACCTACATATACGACATAATGGCAAATCTAGCGATGGAGGTAGGCGAGTTTTCCAAAGCCGAGAAGCTGTTTGCGAACGTTATGCAAAGGCTATTTGCCGATGGATTCCTTGAAGATCATATAAAAATGCTCCACATTAGCTCTAAAATTTCCCACATAGCACAACTTCAAGGGCACCTGGATAAGGCTTTGATCGGCTTTGAGTGGACGCTGAAAAAACTAGaggaaaatctcaaaaatgcacCTGGAGATAAAGAAATCCGAGAGCTGTGGGGAATCACAAAGAACTGGTACGCACAGCTTCTGATGGAGCTGAAGCGTTTTACGGAAGCCAAATCATGTTTCTTGCAGGCGTACGAAGCGTACACAGAAATCCATGGGAAGCTTACTGAGGAAGGGCTCACGATACTGAACAACCTTAGCGTAGCTTGTTCCAAT tTAGAAGACTATGTAACGGCTGAATACTATCTGAAGCAAGCCATCGCTCTGGCAGCGCAACTTCCCGAACAGACCGAAGCCGGAATATACAGAGCAAACCTAGGATTACTGTACCTGCAGCAAGGATTGCTTGAGCAGGCAAGGGAATTCTGTTCCTTCGCATGGAAACACGGCACGAAACACCAACACGAGGAAACTGTGATACAAGCTAACTACTGCTTGGAGCAGATAAAAGCGGTGCAAAAGTAG